The window CTCCTTGACAAAAGGAAACCCAGTACCTATTGGGCCGGCACTCCTCAttctcctctgccccagcccctggcaaccaccaatgcGCTATCTCTATAGACTTCCCTACTCTgaatattccaaataaaatgaagcatatgattaaaaaaagaaaaatgtgcaaaatgaCACTCTCTCCTTTGTATTCCTGTTGTGATGATCCTAATCCTCCCAGAAGCTATGGATGGTCCTGGCGGGGAAAGACACAGAAGAGGCGAAGGGAAAGGCCACAGATATAGCTCAACACATTTTCTTCCTGCATAAGAGgcttattattatcactatttacCCAAGGATGGCAGTGAAGATGCTCCCAACTCCTCACTGAATGCTCGGTAGGCGCTACCCCTCATCAGTTTTTGGAGTCCTGCAAGGCAGAGTCCTTGGCTTGTTGCTAACCTCATCGCCAGCACCTGACCCTGGCCCAAGGGTGCTGTTTGATCACCTGAGATCAGTGACAGAAAAAGTTGAATGTTTGATAATTATTAGCTATCACTCTTCAGTGACCCTTGCCCAGAGCTGTGTCGGCTGCAGGATGGTGGCATCAAGCACTGGCTTGAGGAACAGATCCTTGAGGCACAGGCTTGCAGAACAGAGAGACAGGCCCCATGCCTGGAGATTCATGACCTGGTTTCCAAGTTATGTGACCTTCGGAAGTCCCTTCACctccctgagtcaggctcctcatccataaaatggctGCAATAATAGATTGGGTAGGCAAGAAGGTATTCTGAGTAAGGTGACCTGGCTTCACCTCGATTCTGGCCTTTCAGGGCCTGCCTGTGACAGGCCAGAATGTAGATATGTGGCAAATATAGGCCTTCTGGGTCCCTTCAGATTACATACTGCTTCCCCTTCAGTATCCATAGTGTAGAGTCCAAAATTAGATGATACTGTATGGCCATGAGCCGGGACACTGGCAATCCGGGTCTCAGGCCGCTGTGCCTCTGCCCTGTCTGCGAGTGCTGCACACAGCTCGCTGGGGTCTCCTGGGGACAGCTGTGGTCACTGCCCCACTCCTGGGCCTGCCTGGGCCCCAGCGGTGGGCACCCCTCTGGGCTAACCTGGCAGATGGTGCACTCCCAGCCCTCCCtacctgcccctccttccccattcTGTCACCAAGGTGATGTTGGACATTGATGTGCAAAAGTGGAAAGCAGGTGCCTGAGCTCTCCCAGATCCATTAGTTGCTAAGTGGGAAGTTGCCCTGCAGCCTGGAGCAAGAGGTGCAGGTGGACACCGTGGTCTCTGGGGAGGGCAGCTCCCTCAGAGCAGACTTGGTGGCCTCTGGGTTTGCTGGCTTAGTTGCATCCCCACATGTGCCAGCTGCCCTGGCTCACTGGGAAGTGTCCAGCCAGCCtgcaggggacacctggggggaGAGATCTGCCCTGCAGGATCTAGAATTCATTTTTGAACACATGCAATGTTCCAGACATGAGCCTGACCCTTAAAACGACCAAGAAGGAGGCTGATGATAGGACTTGCGGCAGATGCTTGTCTTCGCACGAACAAGTTCACCGGATTCTCCCTAAAGAACTGACAAATGGAACTCAGATTACTTTGGTTACAGCAAGCGTTTATTGGTTATGTCTTACATGACAGGAATGACCCTAGACGATTTCCTAACAGCCCTCAGAGGTGAGAACTATTTTTATCTCTCttccagataaggaaattgaaaccCCAAGAGGTTAAAGAACTTGCCCATGACCGTGGTTGTCAAAGGTCAGTGCTGGAAGGAAGCGCCGTGATCGCTGGTCTGGGTCTCGTCTTTTCCAGATGTGGAAAAGGAAGCCCTGGGAACAGGCAggttttgcccaaggtcattctGAGCTGGGAGGCAGGTGGCCAATGGAGAGGAAAGGTCCCCGGGGCCAGCAGGCTGGCGGTCGGGCTGTGGGCACCCAGCATCTGCCCGGGAGCCCCAGACACTGGGAGAGCCATTTGGTGAGTGAGGATCCCCGGGATCCACACGCCCTCTTTTACTTGGATCACATCAACTTTGCGGCCTTTGAGCTGGCACGTGGCCGCTGCGCCAGGAACTACACTTCCCATGTTCCTGTGCGGCGGGCGTCGCCACGTGGCCAAGCTCTAGCTGACCAAAGTGAACAGAGAGACCCCTGCGTCCCTTGCTAAAAACAGCTGCAGGCCTGcaagccctccctcccctccccgctgTCTAGGAGACGGTGACACGTGGGCACTTGCCTTGGACACCGGGTACGGAGGCCTGGTGTGGAGGGTGTGGCACCGCTGCCCCCCTGCTGGTCCCTGGGTGGCCTCACCCTCGTGGGCCTCCTGTGAGTGATGAGCTAGACCACTGGCATGTCCGTCTCAGGAGGGGTCTGTGCCGCTTCTGCCCTGAACTGGCGCCAGGCTCAGGCCCAACCACAGGGGCCAGTCTCAACCTCCCCCGGGCCCAGAGGGTGGAGAGCCTTGGGGAGCCGCAGGGATGGCTGCACAGCTTCCTCGGCAGCAATGCCTGGGACCCGTCCTGAGAAGAACTGTCCTTGACCGCCTTGAGTCCAAAACCGTGGACACTGGGGCAGCAGCTCAGAGGCTGGCCCACCGGTCGGGCAGCAAGTGGAAAGGCCTCTGGGGTTCCCTGACATGCTCCAGAAGCTCCAGGCAGAGCGCAGGGCTGCGTGCTCTTCAGCCTCTGCCTTCCCAGCGGCTGATGGGGACTGGCCGGGAAACTAAGCTCAGCCCCCAGGTGATGAGGAGGGCAAGTAAAGCGACGAAGGGCAGAAGCCTCCGTCCTGAGGTGCACCTGCCTGGGCCGAGGCACCTTCCTTCCCGGGCCAGATGCAGCGGGATTCCCTTCTCTGGCTTCTTCGCTGCTTATCTTAGATACTTCTAATTCGATCCCACGGGCACTGATTGAGCGCCTGCCCagtgccaggcacttttctagGCTCTTTTGGGTGACAGGAGTGGACCAAGCACACCTTCTGCCCTTAATGGAGTGTCTGGCTTGGAAGGACCAAGAAATGAGTACCCAAGGGATGGCCCACCCAAGGGGAAACAAGCGCTGGCGGACAAGGCCAGGAGCAGCCCATGCTTCCAGGGAGcgctgggggagaggcagtgaTTCTGCCCCCCAAAGGTACAGGTGCAAGTGCAGGtcgcgggggaggggggcaggatggggagggcaTTCAGAAGATTTCCTCAAGAGGTGACAAGTGAGCAAGGCATGAATGATGAGCAGTACCCCAAAAGGGTTTGGGGAGTCCAGGTGGAGGGACCTGTCTGAGCAGGGTATGAAGGCCAGGCTTCGGGTCACGGAGGCAGAGTCAGGAAGGCAGGGACCGTCATCCACCAGGTGGCTGCCTCTCATTTTCAGCTTAGTGAGCTGAGCCTCCCCTATGCCTTGACACCAGGAGCTGCGCAAACCTCACTGTTCTCTTGCTATTTACCTTGGAGAGCCATTTATCTCTTTGGGCCTCAGCTTCCCAGTCCGTGAATGAGGGGCACTGGGCAGGCTAACCAGCCAAGGAGCCACCACAGGAGGAAGCTGTGTGGGAGGCGTGTCTGTTGTCTTTGGGGACTCAGgtgccaggctctgctctgcCCCAAGGGACTCTGGCACCTGTTGGGCTGGCGGCCTGGCTCCCCGAGGTCccacccctggggcctggggctctcAGTTCTCTCTAAAGGTGAAGTGCTGACATCAGCCAGGCCCCTGTGGACATTTCCCACcagcccttcctcctcttcccaggcGCAGATGACAAATGTGCCCTGGCAGCTGCAGAGAGAAAGGGCCTTTGAtgaagggggctgggaggggctcgGTTTTATTTGTTGACTGTAAAAATGTCAGCTTCTTTGGGCAGCTTCTTGAATCAATATTTGCTGTTCTGAGGCTGAGTTCAAATGCTCAGTAATCCACTCGGCCTGGCTTCTTCCTCCCTCACCTCACTCACACCCACAAATGTTTGGCAGGGCCCCTCGCTGCCCGGGATGAAGCCTGCCCCataccctcccaccccagccctcagaGGGGCTGCCCCCGGAGCTCTGTGCTCCGAAGGAAGGGTTCCTGGAGAAAggatttctctttgtttctcaagGGTTTCATTTTGTTCATCTGAAAAACGGGCAGAATAACATCTGCGGGGCGCTGTAAGTTCAAATAAAAGCAAGGCTGTACAAGTTTTCAGTAACTGTCAAGCCACGCAGCGTACCAGTGACCCACAATCACGACAGTGATGATGGTGAAACCCATCAGAGGACCCAAGATTTCCAGGTGTTGCTGTTGGGTGACCTGACAGCAGATGGTGCGGTGCTTTCCTTAGGAACCTCCGCACTGGCTGCCAGGTCTCAGTCTCCAGCTGCCGTCCCCATGGGCTTCTTTCTGTAAGGGCCCCCAGAATGTTAGTGAAGAAACCTGGGGACTCCGAAGGTAGATGGATCCTTGATTCACCACTTGGTGTTGTGTGCCTCTTGGCCAGCTCCTTAGCCTCTCTGATCCTCAGGTCCATCTGCAAGATGGAACAACAAGGTTTACCCTGCAGAGGTGTTGTGGGCCTTAGAGATAGCGCCCTTAAAACATCCAGGAGGGCACCTGGCGCTTACTGGGTGCTTCACAAGTGTTCTTTCTCCTGATGGTTGATGCCTCCCAGTTGAATACGGTTCTGTCCCTCACATATGGTCCACTCACTAAGAAATGCCATCCTGGGTACCAGGCTGAACAACATCATCCCAAGGTACCATGAAGCTCCTTTTCTGGCATATAAGAAGCTCCCACGATAGAGACCACTTTCAAGTTACTCTGCCCCtgcctttgtttggtttctgatTGGGCTTGGCCACCAGTGTTGGCAAGAAGCTTGACACCTACAGTGTATAGGGCATGGCCATCCTCCTGGGGCAGGTGGAAGCCTTGGATCTGAGTGCCCTTTGGGTGAGGGATGCAGAGTGGATCTGACTCCTACAGCATCAATCCTGGGCTCATGAACCTCATGGCAGAGAGCACAGGGCTGCATGGACTCCTCCTACCATTGCTACTGGCTGTGAAGCCCTGCCAAGGTGGCCGTTGCCTCTGAGGAGGCATTTTGAGGGGAAAGTCCCAAGCGCTGGAGGCAATAAAAAATGGTGCAGTTATTTCAGGAAAGtggaagtttctttaaaagccaACATTCATTCACCCTATTTTGATTATATAGTAAACAACAATACAGCCACATTGTTGCCCTTTATCGTAACCAGCATTtgagatgcattttttttaaggctttatttatttattcatgagagacacacagaggcacagacacaggcagagagaagcaggctccttatagggagcctgatgtaggactcaatcccaggaccagcatcatgccctgagccaaaggcagacgcttaaccactgagccacccaggcatccctgagatgcattttcaaatgcatttttggaGACTGAAGTCACAGTGTTGGCTGAGTTGGTTAATTCAGTGAGATTTGAAAAAGAATTGCCTTCAATTTCCTATTTTCCTTCAATTTCCTATTGTCCCCAAAGGCAATCATTCTTCAAATATGTTcgtgttttcttttaatttttttaccatttaatttttcagatttttcaaaacTCTAATTAGCTTCTCACTATAGAAGATGAGAATTTAGATCTTTTTAACTAGAACCACCACACATACCAATCATCTCTCTCCCAGCCATTCTTCCAGGGCAGCTCTAGCTCAATGTTTGTTGGATTTTTAGTATTCACAGTGTTGGACTACACCCTATTAATGGCTGAGCCATGTCTTCTACTATTATTAATTGCCATTTGTTTCATTACTTTGAATTTTCATAGAAGTTGCTGGGTTAGTTATTTGTCTTCATCTTGGCCCAGAACCTTTAAAAAGTAGTCTGTACTTCAGACTGTACTGCATCAACTTTATTTGGGAGATGCAAATCTAGGTAAGCGAGGATGAGgaaaaaggaaggcaggaaggaaaggtgGGAGGCAATGCAAAGTGATGTGTTAGTGAGCTTGATAGCACAAAAAGCCACCAGGGAACAGCAGGTTGCTGGACAGGTATGTTCTTCTGCACTTGTGAGTTCTCCAGATGAGCTGACAGGTTAAAACTGTGCCCCAGTGTCCTCTATGGAAGAGAAGAAGAATAGAGAATTTATCTGCCCATGTGAATGGGCACATCACCCCATGGGAATCTATTCCCTTGCACTTCCAGGTTGCCTTATCTAACAGTGCCTTCACGGGCTGCCCACTTGGGATACCAGATCCCCCAACCTGGGATGTAGTGTTTCACCCAACACTGGAAGTGACGAGAAGAGACAAAGCCTGGGAGACTGGGTGCTTAGCCCCTCAATCACTCAAACACATCAGGTTCTCTATCAGTTTCACCTGCCTGGAAATCTAGCTCTGAATGCTTTTAACCTGCCGCACTACGGACTGACTGACACACAGCTGGTGTTATAAAATCTCCTTTCATGTCAAGTTGGAGGTTTTCTTCCTGCCTCCATTAATATAGAactttgggggcgcctgggtagctcagttggttaagcatccaactcttgatttcagctcaggtcatgacctcag of the Vulpes lagopus strain Blue_001 chromosome 5, ASM1834538v1, whole genome shotgun sequence genome contains:
- the LOC121490507 gene encoding uncharacterized protein LOC121490507 produces the protein MRGSHLVDDGPCLPDSASVTRSLAFIPCSDRSLHLDSPNPFGVLLIIHALLTCHLLRKSSECPPHPAPLPRDLHLHLYLWGAESLPLPQRSLEAWAAPGLVRQRLFPLGWAIPWVLISWSFQARHSIKGRRCAWSTPVTQKSLEKCLALGRRSISARGIELEVSKISSEEAREGNPAASGPGRKVPRPRQVHLRTEASALRRFTCPPHHLGAELSFPASPHQPLGRQRLKSTQPCALPGASGACQGTPEAFPLAARPVGQPLSCCPSVHGFGLKAVKDSSSQDGSQALLPRKLCSHPCGSPRLSTLWARGRLRLAPVVGPEPGASSGQKRHRPLLRRTCQWSSSSLTGGPRG